A window of the Cystobacter fuscus genome harbors these coding sequences:
- a CDS encoding M16 family metallopeptidase, whose protein sequence is MAKAPAKPAARKADPVLLSLFDVQEATLPNGLRVRLLANHQTPVVSLYTFFQVGSRNERPGITGISHLFEHMMFNGAKKYGPKKFDQTLESNGGRSNAYTSTDMTVYYEDFASDALETVLDLESDRMRSLRINDVALQSERQVVLEERRVRVDNDITGIMDEELGTLVWKAHAYRWPVIGWQKDIENISRQDCEQYFRTYYAPNNAVLYIVGDIDPKKTLALVRKYYGDIPKGPTPAPVLDAEPEQKGERRAEVRHPAQSPALMIAYRGPAARDEDTLLLDVIQYALAKGEGSRLTKKLVYDTQLAVSVGVDWGWRVDPGIILFFLELKPDSDPRKVEEALYAELERLVAEGLTERELQKAKNNLRADHLRELATNSGRAHAMGHYEALLGSWRDGLSLPSVYAAATNEQVRAVAAKYFAPERRSVVTVRPTAPVDRAGDEAAVDAKEVA, encoded by the coding sequence ATGGCGAAGGCTCCCGCGAAACCCGCCGCGCGTAAGGCGGATCCCGTCCTCCTCTCCCTGTTCGACGTCCAGGAGGCCACGCTGCCCAATGGCCTCCGGGTACGCCTGCTGGCCAACCACCAGACTCCGGTGGTGAGTCTCTACACCTTCTTCCAGGTGGGCAGTCGCAACGAGCGGCCCGGCATCACCGGCATCAGCCACCTGTTCGAGCACATGATGTTCAACGGGGCCAAGAAGTACGGCCCCAAGAAGTTCGATCAGACGCTCGAGTCCAACGGCGGCCGCTCCAATGCCTACACGTCCACGGACATGACCGTGTACTACGAGGACTTCGCCTCGGACGCGCTGGAGACGGTGCTCGACCTGGAGTCGGACCGGATGCGCTCCCTGCGCATCAACGACGTGGCGCTCCAGAGCGAGCGCCAGGTGGTGCTGGAAGAGCGCCGCGTGCGCGTGGACAACGACATCACCGGCATCATGGACGAGGAGCTGGGCACGCTCGTGTGGAAGGCGCACGCCTACCGCTGGCCCGTCATCGGCTGGCAGAAGGACATCGAGAACATCTCCCGCCAGGACTGCGAGCAGTACTTCCGCACCTACTACGCGCCCAACAACGCGGTGCTCTACATCGTCGGGGACATCGATCCGAAGAAGACGCTGGCGCTGGTGCGCAAGTACTACGGGGACATCCCCAAGGGCCCCACGCCCGCGCCCGTGCTCGACGCCGAGCCCGAGCAGAAGGGCGAGCGCCGCGCCGAGGTGCGCCACCCCGCCCAGTCCCCGGCCCTGATGATCGCCTACCGCGGCCCGGCCGCGCGCGACGAGGACACGCTCCTGCTGGACGTCATCCAATACGCGCTGGCCAAGGGCGAGGGCAGCCGGCTCACCAAGAAGCTCGTCTATGACACCCAGCTCGCCGTGTCGGTGGGCGTGGACTGGGGCTGGCGCGTGGACCCGGGCATCATCCTCTTCTTCCTGGAGCTCAAGCCGGACTCGGATCCGCGCAAGGTGGAGGAGGCGCTCTACGCGGAGCTCGAGCGTCTGGTGGCCGAGGGCCTCACGGAGCGCGAGCTGCAGAAGGCGAAGAACAACCTGCGCGCGGACCACCTGCGCGAGCTGGCCACCAACAGCGGCCGGGCCCACGCCATGGGCCACTACGAGGCGCTGCTGGGCTCGTGGCGGGACGGGCTGAGCCTGCCGAGCGTGTACGCGGCCGCGACGAACGAGCAGGTGCGCGCGGTGGCGGCGAAGTACTTCGCGCCCGAGCGCCGCTCGGTGGTGACGGTGCGGCCCACGGCCCCCGTGGACCGGGCCGGGGATGAGGCGGCGGTGGACGCGAAGGAGGTCGCGTGA
- a CDS encoding M50 family metallopeptidase — translation MSTDSSSPFSWHFNLGRIPVVVEPSFWLITAMFGLYGQMDDWRRVLSWVAVCFVSILLHELGHALMAMSLGCDVAGIRLYAFGGLTYPDRMLSRWRDVAVTAAGPSAGFLFGGLMIAVNHFVPPQTPLAHTIFRQLMWVNFGWGIINLLPVLPLDGGQILRGVLGPTRQRLTLWVGVIFAGAVTALFLFLRAFFSAFMFGRMAYDCWQALSVTRDVKPLPPVQTAEPEPEALARGWQALRSGQETEAARLAHLALSSARPGAETNAARDLLAWVALAEGNPRAALSHLEKVQPPQDTRPFSWAMAYEAAGLPDRALAPALAALEREPSETVVALAVRLLVKARRLEEAERTARDFAWKSLARRDALLADIAVARGDFDAAAALFAATFESTGRAEEAYQAALNHARSAQLERAAEWLKRALDAGYDDLEAVGLEPALAPVRSAPEIAARLGQRKP, via the coding sequence ATGAGCACGGACTCTTCTTCTCCCTTCTCCTGGCACTTCAACCTCGGCCGCATCCCGGTCGTCGTCGAGCCGAGCTTCTGGCTCATCACCGCCATGTTCGGCCTGTACGGCCAGATGGACGACTGGCGCCGCGTGCTGTCGTGGGTGGCCGTCTGTTTCGTCTCCATCCTGCTGCATGAACTGGGACACGCGCTCATGGCGATGAGCCTGGGCTGCGACGTGGCGGGCATCCGGCTCTATGCCTTCGGCGGACTGACGTACCCGGACCGGATGCTCAGCCGCTGGCGCGACGTGGCCGTCACCGCCGCCGGACCGTCCGCGGGCTTCCTGTTCGGCGGATTGATGATCGCCGTCAACCACTTCGTGCCCCCGCAGACGCCGCTGGCCCACACCATCTTCCGCCAGCTCATGTGGGTGAACTTCGGCTGGGGCATCATCAACCTGCTGCCCGTGCTCCCCCTGGACGGCGGACAGATTCTGCGCGGCGTGCTGGGCCCCACCCGGCAGCGACTCACCCTGTGGGTGGGGGTGATTTTCGCGGGCGCGGTGACGGCCCTGTTCCTCTTCCTGCGCGCGTTCTTCTCCGCCTTCATGTTCGGCCGCATGGCGTACGACTGCTGGCAGGCCCTGTCGGTGACCCGCGACGTCAAGCCGCTGCCCCCCGTGCAGACCGCGGAGCCCGAGCCGGAAGCGCTCGCGCGCGGCTGGCAGGCGCTGCGCTCGGGCCAGGAGACCGAGGCGGCGCGGCTGGCCCACCTGGCGCTCTCGTCGGCCCGGCCGGGCGCGGAGACCAACGCGGCGAGGGATCTGCTCGCCTGGGTGGCGCTCGCCGAGGGCAACCCCCGCGCCGCCCTGTCCCATCTGGAGAAGGTGCAGCCGCCCCAGGACACGCGGCCCTTCAGCTGGGCCATGGCCTACGAGGCCGCGGGCCTGCCGGATCGCGCCCTCGCGCCCGCGCTCGCCGCGCTCGAGCGCGAGCCCTCCGAGACGGTCGTGGCGCTGGCGGTGCGTCTGCTCGTGAAGGCACGGCGGCTGGAAGAGGCCGAGCGCACCGCGCGCGACTTCGCCTGGAAGTCCCTGGCCCGGCGCGACGCGCTGCTCGCGGACATCGCGGTGGCCCGGGGAGACTTCGACGCGGCGGCGGCGCTCTTCGCGGCCACCTTCGAGAGCACCGGCCGCGCCGAGGAGGCCTACCAGGCCGCCCTCAACCACGCGCGCAGCGCTCAACTGGAGCGCGCCGCCGAGTGGCTCAAGCGCGCGCTGGACGCGGGGTATGACGACCTCGAGGCCGTCGGCCTGGAGCCCGCGCTCGCCCCCGTGCGCTCCGCGCCGGAGATCGCCGCGCGGCTCGGTCAGCGCAAGCCCTGA
- a CDS encoding RluA family pseudouridine synthase — MSGARVPVLFEGGGVLAVDKPAGMLVIPGRSEDSAPSLREVLEVELERKVFVVHRLDRDTSGVVVFALTPEVHRTLSMAFEAGAVHKHYLALVEGRLEAPVVVDAALAPARKGRMRVARPGEEGKPSTTRIQPVEVFSSASLVEAEPLTGRTHQIRVHLLSLGHPLLVDHQYGRDTPWTARELGGEGEDVVLARTPLHAARLEWPALPGVGARRLESPLPGDMARTVELARQGLR, encoded by the coding sequence GTGAGCGGCGCGCGCGTCCCCGTCCTCTTCGAGGGCGGGGGAGTGCTCGCGGTGGACAAGCCCGCGGGGATGCTCGTCATCCCCGGGCGCTCCGAGGACAGCGCCCCCTCGCTGCGCGAGGTGCTGGAGGTTGAGCTCGAGCGCAAGGTGTTCGTGGTGCACCGGTTGGATCGGGACACCTCGGGCGTGGTGGTGTTCGCCCTGACGCCCGAGGTCCACCGCACGCTGTCCATGGCCTTCGAGGCGGGAGCGGTGCACAAGCACTACCTGGCGTTGGTGGAGGGCCGGCTGGAGGCGCCCGTCGTGGTGGACGCGGCGCTCGCGCCCGCGCGCAAGGGCCGCATGCGGGTGGCCCGGCCGGGCGAGGAGGGCAAGCCCTCGACGACGCGGATTCAACCCGTGGAGGTGTTCTCCTCGGCCTCGCTCGTGGAGGCCGAGCCGCTCACGGGGCGCACGCACCAGATTCGCGTGCACCTGTTGTCCCTGGGACACCCGCTGCTCGTGGATCACCAGTACGGGCGGGACACGCCGTGGACGGCGCGCGAGCTGGGCGGGGAGGGGGAGGACGTGGTGCTGGCCCGCACGCCCCTGCACGCGGCCCGGTTGGAGTGGCCCGCGCTGCCGGGCGTGGGCGCGCGCCGCCTGGAGTCCCCGCTCCCCGGGGACATGGCGCGCACCGTGGAGCTCGCCCGTCAGGGCTTGCGCTGA
- a CDS encoding cytochrome P450, which yields MPPAAMPWSSEHLRDPYPFYASLREAAPVLQVEAFGGAYAITRYDDITAALKNPGIFSSQRVAPVVSLKAESGEKARGYFGNTKNLISADPPEHTRLRALVGRAFTPRRVAELEPWMRALTRELLDRMLAREEFDLMEELAIPLPVIVISELLGVEPERREDFKRWSDHVVQTMAMSVGTRDPAPILAGLQEFHAYLEQIIEQRRHEPRGDLISALLEASEGYLDVPDLISFTRLLLVAGNETTTNLLGNALVALLRHPRELERLLGNPSLTPSAVEEALRYDGPLQAIVRVTSEDTQVAGHPIPEGVRVMLLIAGANRDPRRFVEPDRFDITRDNPGSLSFGHGVHFCLGAPLARLEAKVVLEEFVSRVRHVSFAPGQEQSLNWGNSLQLRGPRALRLRAERRPTP from the coding sequence ATGCCCCCTGCCGCCATGCCGTGGTCGTCCGAGCACCTGCGCGACCCCTACCCCTTCTATGCCTCGCTTCGAGAGGCCGCCCCCGTCCTCCAGGTGGAGGCCTTCGGAGGGGCCTACGCCATCACCCGCTACGACGACATCACCGCCGCACTGAAGAACCCGGGAATATTCTCCTCCCAACGCGTGGCCCCCGTGGTGTCGCTGAAGGCGGAGAGCGGCGAGAAGGCGCGCGGGTACTTCGGCAACACGAAGAACCTCATCTCCGCGGACCCGCCCGAGCACACGCGCCTGCGCGCCCTGGTGGGACGGGCCTTCACCCCCCGCCGCGTCGCCGAGCTGGAGCCGTGGATGCGCGCCCTCACGCGCGAGCTGCTCGATCGCATGCTCGCCCGGGAGGAGTTCGACCTGATGGAGGAGCTGGCCATTCCCCTGCCCGTCATCGTCATCAGCGAGCTGCTCGGCGTGGAGCCCGAGCGCCGCGAGGACTTCAAGCGCTGGTCGGACCACGTCGTGCAGACGATGGCCATGAGCGTGGGCACGCGCGACCCGGCCCCCATCCTCGCGGGCCTCCAGGAGTTCCACGCCTACCTGGAGCAGATCATCGAGCAGCGACGGCACGAGCCACGCGGGGATCTCATCAGTGCCCTGCTCGAGGCCAGCGAGGGCTACCTGGACGTGCCGGATCTCATCTCCTTCACCCGGCTGCTGCTCGTCGCGGGCAACGAGACCACGACCAACCTGTTGGGAAACGCCCTGGTGGCCCTGCTGCGCCACCCCCGGGAGCTGGAGCGGCTGCTGGGCAATCCCTCGCTCACCCCCTCCGCCGTCGAGGAGGCGCTGCGCTATGACGGGCCCCTGCAGGCGATCGTGCGGGTGACCTCGGAGGACACCCAGGTCGCGGGCCATCCCATTCCCGAGGGAGTGCGCGTCATGCTGCTGATCGCGGGCGCCAACCGCGACCCCCGCCGCTTCGTGGAGCCGGACCGGTTCGACATCACCCGCGACAATCCGGGCTCGTTGTCATTCGGGCATGGCGTGCATTTCTGCCTCGGCGCGCCCCTGGCGAGGCTGGAGGCGAAGGTGGTGCTCGAGGAGTTCGTCTCGCGGGTGCGCCACGTCTCGTTCGCTCCCGGCCAGGAGCAGAGCTTGAACTGGGGCAACTCGCTGCAACTGCGCGGCCCCCGCGCCCTGCGCTTGAGGGCCGAGCGGCGCCCCACCCCCTGA
- a CDS encoding MlaD family protein, whose product MKRFVTPFRVGLLVLIAGGCLMAFILFTRKGGMGRDEAMEAHAYFRDASGLGTKSRIQIAGIPVGEVTGVTLEGTRAKVTVRVRRDVVLHQDAALIKRSESLLGDYLLDLNPGTEMTPPLKDGEEIRKVVDVQGMEAAFASLSQITEDIQQVTGALRDVLGGEKGTGSLGRIVDNMVRLSDSVDMTVRSSSERLDAILRNFEGVSKDVRGMTHSNEESVGHIVKNIEVITQDTREVLVTVRQIIGSGEGDLKDSVSSLKKTMERLDRSLANIEEVTTKVKNGEGAVGTLLSDERLGQKLAETVEDVSSLASTLTGLQTEVGLQATWLTGQETSKNSLSVRLAPRPDKYYLLEVVDDPRGITETVYTQTNPPSSGEPVLQQQKITRQGFTFSAQFAKRYYFTTLRFGIIESTGGVGADFHFFKDHLMLRLDAFNFSVDELRYPRIRTSLRAQAFDRIFVTVGMDDLLNAPQRDINTRRMLAGRDFFFGGGLYFTDDDLKALLPVLPTP is encoded by the coding sequence GTGAAGCGCTTCGTCACACCCTTCCGCGTCGGTCTGCTGGTGCTCATCGCCGGAGGATGCCTCATGGCCTTCATCCTCTTCACCCGCAAGGGCGGCATGGGCAGGGACGAGGCCATGGAGGCCCACGCCTACTTCCGCGATGCCTCGGGTCTGGGCACCAAGAGCCGCATCCAGATCGCCGGCATCCCCGTGGGCGAGGTGACGGGCGTCACCCTGGAGGGCACCCGCGCCAAGGTGACCGTGCGCGTGCGCCGCGACGTGGTGCTCCACCAGGACGCCGCCCTCATCAAACGCTCCGAGTCGCTGCTCGGCGACTACCTGCTGGACTTGAACCCCGGCACCGAGATGACCCCGCCGCTCAAGGACGGCGAGGAGATCCGCAAGGTGGTGGACGTGCAGGGCATGGAGGCCGCCTTCGCCTCGCTCAGTCAGATCACCGAGGACATCCAGCAGGTGACGGGCGCGCTGCGCGACGTGCTCGGCGGCGAGAAGGGCACGGGCTCGCTCGGGCGCATCGTGGACAACATGGTGCGCCTGTCGGACTCGGTGGACATGACGGTGCGCTCCAGCTCCGAGCGCCTGGACGCCATCCTTCGCAACTTCGAGGGCGTGAGCAAGGACGTGCGCGGCATGACGCACTCCAACGAGGAGAGCGTCGGCCACATCGTGAAGAACATCGAGGTCATCACCCAGGACACCCGCGAGGTGCTCGTCACGGTGCGCCAGATCATCGGCAGCGGGGAAGGGGACCTCAAGGACAGCGTGTCCAGCCTCAAGAAGACGATGGAGCGGTTGGATCGCTCGCTCGCCAACATCGAGGAGGTCACCACCAAGGTGAAGAACGGCGAGGGCGCCGTGGGCACGCTGCTGAGCGACGAGCGCCTGGGCCAGAAGCTCGCCGAGACCGTGGAGGACGTGTCCAGCCTCGCCTCCACCCTCACCGGCCTGCAGACCGAGGTGGGGCTCCAGGCCACGTGGCTCACCGGACAGGAGACGTCGAAGAACAGCCTGTCGGTGCGCCTGGCCCCCCGGCCGGACAAGTACTACCTGCTGGAGGTGGTGGACGATCCGCGCGGCATCACCGAGACGGTCTACACCCAGACCAACCCGCCCTCCTCGGGCGAGCCCGTGCTGCAGCAGCAGAAGATCACCCGCCAGGGCTTCACCTTCAGCGCGCAGTTCGCCAAGCGCTACTACTTCACCACGCTGCGCTTCGGCATCATCGAGTCCACGGGCGGCGTGGGCGCCGACTTCCACTTCTTCAAGGACCACCTGATGCTCAGGCTGGACGCCTTCAACTTCTCGGTGGACGAGCTGCGCTACCCGCGCATCCGCACCTCGCTCCGGGCCCAGGCCTTCGATCGCATCTTCGTCACCGTGGGCATGGACGACCTGCTCAACGCACCCCAGCGCGACATCAACACCCGGCGCATGCTCGCCGGCCGGGATTTCTTCTTCGGCGGTGGCCTCTACTTCACCGACGATGACCTCAAGGCGCTGCTGCCCGTCCTTCCCACCCCTTGA
- a CDS encoding M16 family metallopeptidase — MAARKSTTQKKPAAPATSALMLPALHESTTSSGLTVLAAERGPLPLVAMRLVVRAGSAVDPKDKHGLADFTARLMRRGTLKRSADEIDEAIEFVGASFSVGSNEDLLSFFVTTPAEHFPAMIGLLGEILREPSFPEREVALARERTLAGFANDLDDPSTIADRAFTRALWGGHPYGHDIGGSSAHVRTFTREDLVRFHGERLGPKVALLSVVGAVDPKLVLDEAEKAFAGWTGGPEVAPRIAELGKMASGRILLVDKPDQTQTQVRIGGPGFRMGHPDYFPSTAMNNVLGGGFTSRLVNEVRVERGLTYGISSYFDMLNVGGVFAISTFTQTERTREMIDVTLAEVAKVREGGIGAAELKKAQRYLAGLYPMRTETNESVASIIGDIRVHALGDDWVEKFRERLHAVKPRQTLEVAAKYLFPNPPLIVLLGKASAVKKQLKGLGSVKVVPASDYE, encoded by the coding sequence ATGGCGGCCCGGAAGAGCACGACCCAGAAGAAGCCAGCCGCCCCGGCGACGAGCGCGCTGATGTTGCCCGCCCTGCACGAGAGCACCACCTCCAGCGGGCTGACGGTGCTGGCGGCCGAGCGGGGACCGCTGCCGCTCGTCGCCATGCGGCTCGTCGTGCGCGCGGGCAGCGCGGTGGACCCCAAGGACAAGCACGGCCTGGCGGACTTCACCGCGCGGCTCATGCGCCGCGGGACGCTCAAGCGCAGCGCGGACGAGATCGACGAGGCCATCGAGTTCGTCGGCGCGAGCTTCTCGGTGGGCAGCAACGAGGACCTGCTGTCGTTCTTCGTCACCACGCCCGCCGAGCACTTCCCGGCGATGATCGGGCTGCTCGGGGAGATCCTCCGCGAGCCGTCCTTCCCCGAGCGCGAGGTGGCGCTGGCGCGCGAGCGCACCCTGGCGGGCTTCGCCAACGATCTGGATGATCCGTCGACGATCGCCGATCGGGCCTTCACCCGGGCGCTGTGGGGCGGGCATCCCTACGGCCATGACATCGGCGGCAGCTCGGCGCACGTGCGCACCTTCACGCGCGAGGATCTCGTGCGCTTCCACGGCGAGCGGCTGGGGCCCAAGGTGGCGCTCCTGTCGGTGGTGGGCGCGGTGGATCCGAAGCTCGTGCTGGACGAGGCGGAGAAGGCCTTCGCGGGCTGGACGGGCGGACCGGAAGTGGCACCGCGGATCGCCGAACTGGGGAAGATGGCCTCGGGCCGCATCCTGCTCGTGGACAAGCCGGATCAGACGCAGACGCAGGTGCGCATCGGGGGCCCGGGCTTCCGCATGGGGCATCCGGACTACTTCCCGTCCACGGCGATGAACAACGTGCTCGGCGGTGGCTTCACCTCGCGGCTGGTGAACGAGGTGCGCGTGGAGCGCGGCCTGACGTACGGCATCAGCAGCTACTTCGACATGCTCAACGTGGGCGGCGTGTTCGCCATCTCCACCTTCACCCAGACGGAGCGCACGCGGGAGATGATCGACGTGACGCTCGCCGAGGTGGCCAAGGTGCGCGAGGGCGGCATCGGCGCGGCGGAGCTGAAGAAGGCGCAGCGCTACCTGGCGGGGCTCTACCCCATGCGCACCGAGACGAACGAGTCGGTGGCGTCCATCATCGGCGACATCCGGGTGCACGCGCTCGGGGACGACTGGGTGGAGAAGTTCCGCGAGCGCCTGCACGCGGTGAAGCCCCGGCAGACGCTGGAGGTGGCGGCGAAGTACCTCTTCCCCAACCCCCCGCTCATCGTGCTCTTGGGCAAGGCGTCCGCGGTGAAGAAGCAGCTCAAGGGGCTGGGGTCGGTGAAGGTGGTGCCGGCCTCGGACTACGAGTGA
- a CDS encoding ABC transporter ATP-binding protein: MIDIRGLHKSFGPNKVLTGIDLAVPEGSTCVILGGSGSGKTVLMKHMIGLLKPDSGQVLIDGEDIVPFGAEGLERVRHKFGMVFQAAALFDSMTVYENVAFPLREHRRLPANEEYALVRSKLEIMGLPRSVESKFPADLSGGMRKRVGLARAIVMNPKIVLYDEPTTGLDPITTDYVDEMILAAQRELGITSVVISHDVASAFNIANQIAFLSKGVILEQGSPEQLRASEQPAVKIFLQTWFGKND; this comes from the coding sequence ATGATCGACATCCGCGGCCTGCACAAGTCCTTCGGCCCGAACAAGGTCCTCACGGGCATCGATCTGGCCGTGCCCGAGGGCAGCACCTGCGTCATCCTCGGCGGCTCGGGCTCGGGCAAGACGGTGCTCATGAAGCACATGATCGGCCTGCTCAAGCCGGACTCGGGCCAGGTCCTCATCGACGGCGAGGACATCGTCCCCTTTGGCGCCGAGGGCCTCGAGCGCGTGCGCCACAAGTTCGGCATGGTGTTCCAGGCCGCGGCGCTCTTCGACTCGATGACCGTCTACGAGAACGTGGCCTTCCCCCTGCGCGAGCACCGCCGCCTGCCCGCCAACGAGGAGTACGCGCTCGTGCGCTCCAAGCTGGAGATCATGGGCCTGCCGCGCTCGGTGGAGTCGAAATTTCCCGCCGACCTGTCCGGCGGCATGCGCAAGCGCGTGGGCCTGGCACGCGCCATCGTGATGAATCCGAAGATCGTCCTCTACGACGAGCCCACCACGGGGTTGGATCCCATCACCACCGACTACGTGGACGAGATGATCCTCGCGGCCCAGCGCGAGCTGGGTATCACCAGCGTCGTCATCAGCCACGATGTCGCCTCGGCCTTCAACATCGCCAACCAGATCGCCTTCCTCAGCAAGGGCGTCATCCTGGAGCAGGGCTCCCCGGAGCAGTTGCGCGCCTCCGAGCAGCCCGCGGTGAAGATCTTCCTCCAGACGTGGTTTGGTAAGAACGACTAG
- a CDS encoding MlaE family ABC transporter permease translates to MGRVFVEGVEELGRLATLGADVARWSVRPPFRAANFFFQLDFVGVGSVFIVLLTGLFTGMVFANQSARAFAMFDAQSLVGPTVGLVLTRELAPVFSALMMTMRAGSAMCTELGTMRVTEQVDALETMAVNPVQYLLVPRVLAGLLMVPALTLLFDTSGIFGAYIVAVSVQNVSPGTFIARTQQWLDPIDVYEGLIKGAVFGLSVALICCFKGYNATGGAKGVGQATTAAMVNSALSIFILDFIVGVLLH, encoded by the coding sequence CTGGGGCGGGTGTTCGTCGAGGGAGTGGAGGAGCTTGGCCGGCTGGCGACGCTCGGAGCGGACGTGGCGCGCTGGAGTGTGCGCCCGCCGTTTCGCGCGGCCAACTTCTTCTTCCAGCTGGACTTCGTGGGCGTGGGCAGCGTCTTCATCGTGCTGCTCACCGGCCTGTTCACCGGCATGGTGTTCGCCAACCAGTCCGCGCGCGCCTTCGCCATGTTCGACGCCCAGAGCCTCGTGGGCCCCACGGTGGGTCTGGTGCTCACACGCGAGCTGGCCCCCGTGTTCTCCGCGTTGATGATGACCATGCGCGCCGGCTCCGCCATGTGCACGGAGCTGGGCACCATGCGCGTCACCGAGCAGGTGGATGCCCTGGAGACCATGGCCGTCAACCCCGTGCAGTACCTGCTGGTGCCCCGGGTGCTCGCCGGCCTGCTCATGGTGCCCGCGCTCACGCTGCTCTTCGACACCTCGGGCATCTTCGGCGCCTACATCGTCGCGGTGTCGGTGCAGAACGTGTCCCCCGGCACCTTCATCGCCCGCACGCAGCAGTGGTTGGATCCCATCGACGTCTACGAGGGCCTCATCAAGGGCGCCGTCTTCGGCCTGTCCGTGGCGCTCATCTGCTGCTTCAAGGGGTACAACGCCACCGGCGGTGCCAAGGGCGTGGGCCAGGCCACCACCGCCGCCATGGTCAACAGCGCCCTCTCCATCTTCATCCTCGACTTCATCGTCGGGGTGCTCCTGCACTGA
- a CDS encoding PfkB family carbohydrate kinase, which translates to MSLLVVGSVALDSVETPFGLKEDVLGGSASYFSTAASFFTPVQMVAVVGEDFPQAHLDFLRARGVDIDGVSHEKGRTFRWKGRYGWQLNEAETLDTQLNVFQSFSPQLSERHRDAQYVMLGNIHPELQARVVDQVRSPRLVAADTMNFWINGSRPALLKTLERVNLLFVNDAEARQLSGEHNIIRAARAILAMGPQRVVIKRGEYGAMLVEKDHLFVCPAMPLADVFDPTGAGDTFAGGFMGTLATAAGSLDIPMLRRAMVMGSVMASFTVEKFSLERLREISRSDLHQRFSEFKRLTHFDDLPVIDA; encoded by the coding sequence ATGTCTCTTCTCGTCGTTGGCTCGGTCGCGCTGGATTCGGTGGAAACCCCCTTCGGGCTCAAGGAGGACGTCCTCGGTGGCTCGGCCAGCTACTTCTCCACCGCCGCCTCGTTCTTCACCCCCGTGCAGATGGTGGCCGTGGTGGGTGAGGACTTCCCCCAGGCCCACCTCGACTTCCTGCGCGCGCGCGGCGTGGACATCGATGGCGTGTCCCACGAGAAGGGCCGCACCTTCCGCTGGAAGGGCCGCTACGGCTGGCAGCTCAACGAGGCCGAGACGCTCGACACCCAGCTCAACGTCTTCCAGAGCTTCTCGCCCCAGTTGTCCGAGCGCCACCGCGACGCCCAGTACGTCATGCTCGGCAACATCCACCCCGAGCTCCAGGCGCGCGTGGTGGACCAGGTCAGGTCTCCCCGGCTCGTGGCCGCCGACACCATGAACTTCTGGATCAACGGCAGCCGGCCCGCGCTCCTCAAGACGCTCGAGCGCGTCAACCTGCTCTTCGTCAACGACGCCGAGGCGCGCCAGCTCTCCGGCGAGCACAACATCATCCGCGCCGCCCGCGCCATCCTCGCCATGGGCCCCCAGCGCGTGGTCATCAAGCGCGGCGAGTACGGCGCCATGCTCGTGGAGAAGGATCACCTCTTCGTCTGCCCCGCCATGCCCCTGGCCGACGTGTTCGATCCCACCGGTGCCGGAGACACCTTCGCCGGCGGCTTCATGGGCACGCTCGCCACCGCCGCCGGCTCCCTGGACATCCCCATGCTGCGCCGCGCCATGGTCATGGGCAGCGTCATGGCCTCCTTCACCGTGGAGAAGTTCAGCCTCGAGCGCCTGCGCGAAATCTCCCGCTCCGACCTCCACCAGCGCTTCTCCGAGTTCAAGCGCCTCAC